One part of the Mycolicibacterium aromaticivorans JS19b1 = JCM 16368 genome encodes these proteins:
- a CDS encoding FAD-binding domain, whose amino-acid sequence MKVAISGAGVAGPTLAYWLHRSGHQPTLIERAPRFRTGGYVIDFWGVGFRVAQRMGIEATVRERGYQVRSIRSARPDGRTRGSLSVDGFRRAVGDQFTSIPRGDLAAAVYATIENDVEVIFDDSITAVDTHAGGVGISFERANFREFDLVVGADGLHSNVRRLALGADSTVEHYLGYEVAACVVDGYRPRDELVYVTYSEPGRSIGRFSLRDNRTMFLFILRCSRPRDPGDTAARTALLRRHFADMGGECARILAALDGVGDLYFDVVSQIRLDRWSRGRAVLVGDAAACVSLFAGEGTGLAMTEAYVLAGELHRAGSDYRSAFDRYEARLRTFVEGKQKSAERFLPVFATRTRLGIWFRDLVMNTLDVLPRADLFLRRDLRDEFDLPAYAM is encoded by the coding sequence ATGAAGGTAGCGATCAGCGGCGCCGGTGTAGCCGGCCCTACGCTGGCATATTGGTTGCACCGCAGCGGACACCAGCCAACGCTGATCGAGCGCGCACCACGATTTCGCACCGGCGGCTACGTGATCGACTTCTGGGGGGTGGGTTTCCGGGTCGCGCAACGCATGGGCATCGAGGCGACTGTGCGCGAACGTGGCTACCAGGTCCGGTCGATCCGCTCGGCCCGTCCCGATGGGCGAACGCGCGGATCGTTGAGTGTGGACGGATTCCGGCGGGCGGTGGGAGATCAATTCACCAGCATTCCGCGTGGCGATCTTGCTGCGGCCGTCTATGCGACAATCGAAAACGATGTCGAAGTGATCTTCGATGACAGCATCACGGCGGTCGACACACACGCCGGCGGTGTCGGTATCAGCTTCGAGCGGGCCAACTTTCGCGAGTTCGACCTTGTGGTCGGTGCGGACGGTCTGCACTCCAACGTGCGCAGGCTGGCGCTCGGCGCTGATTCGACCGTCGAACACTATCTGGGGTATGAGGTTGCCGCCTGCGTCGTCGACGGTTATCGCCCGCGGGATGAGCTTGTCTACGTCACCTACTCCGAGCCTGGCCGATCCATCGGTCGGTTCTCACTGCGGGACAACCGAACCATGTTTCTGTTCATACTTCGGTGCTCGCGTCCGCGCGACCCCGGCGACACGGCGGCCCGCACCGCGCTACTTCGCCGCCACTTCGCCGATATGGGCGGTGAGTGCGCGCGCATCCTCGCCGCCCTCGACGGCGTCGGCGACCTGTACTTCGACGTCGTCAGCCAGATCCGCCTCGATCGCTGGTCTCGAGGACGTGCAGTGCTCGTCGGTGATGCGGCCGCCTGCGTATCGCTGTTCGCAGGCGAAGGCACCGGTCTGGCGATGACGGAGGCCTATGTGCTTGCCGGCGAACTACATCGGGCCGGCAGTGATTATCGGAGCGCTTTCGACCGCTACGAAGCACGCCTGCGCACCTTCGTCGAAGGCAAACAGAAAAGCGCCGAGCGATTCCTTCCCGTCTTCGCCACCCGAACCCGACTGGGCATTTGGTTCCGCGATCTCGTCATGAACACCCTCGATGTGCTTCCGCGCGCGGATCTGTTTCTGCGCCGCGATCTGCGGGACGAGTTCGACCTACCGGCCTACGCGATGTGA